A single region of the Podospora pseudopauciseta strain CBS 411.78 chromosome 1, whole genome shotgun sequence genome encodes:
- a CDS encoding hypothetical protein (COG:O; EggNog:ENOG503P0U5), whose amino-acid sequence MAAKAGRPPNYYAILEVPETASTTQIRDAYKRAALKTHPDRIPADHPDRHERTRKFQLVNDAYYTLSDPTRRREYDAQRKLFSGPSSSRPTPGGFDPFADAEESASDQQQQGQQPNFYSWAWNFFTNQSQGAKNQHNQEESRQQAENEQFADVFEEMLREEGMADPSHNNRPTGKFWGTLGGISGGALGFIMANVPGMVAGAVAGNRLGAVRDAKGKSVYAVFQELPQADRARLLSQLAAKVLSHTVGI is encoded by the exons ATGGCAGCAAAAGCCGGCCGGCCTCCCAACTACT ATGCCATCCTCGAGGTCCCAGAaaccgcctccaccacccagaTCCGCGATGCCTATAAACG cgCTGCCTTAAAAACCCACCCCGACCGCATCCCGGCCGACCACCCTGACCGTCACGAACGAACCCGCAAATTCCAGCTCGTCAACGACGCATACTACACCCTCTCCGATCCCACCCGCCGCCGCGAATACGACGCCCAGCGCAAACTCTTCTCCggccccagctcctcccgCCCCACGCCCGGCGGCTTCGACCCCTTCGCCGACGCCGAAGAGTCCGCTTCCgaccagcaacagcaaggaCAGCAGCCCAACTTCTACTCCTGGGCCTGGaacttcttcaccaaccaaaGCCAGGGCGCCAAAAACCAGCACAACCAGGAAGAATCCCGCCAGCAAGCTGAGAATGAGCAGTTCGCCGATGTCTTCGAAGAGATGCTCCGGGAGGAGGGCATGGCCGACCCGTCGCACAACAACAGGCCGACGGGCAAGTTTTGGGGCACGCTGGGCGGTATCAGTGGTGGCGCGCTAGGGTTTATTATGGCCAATGTACCTGGTatggttgctggtgctgtggCTGGCAACAGGCTCGGCGCGGTGAGGGATGCCAAGGGGAAGAGTGTGTATGCGGTCTTTCAG GAACTGCCACAGGCGGATCGGGCAAGGCTTCTTAGTCAGTTAGCCGCGAAGGTGTTGAGCCATACGGTGGGGATTTGA
- a CDS encoding hypothetical protein (EggNog:ENOG503P2U3) has protein sequence MAAVYQDIYSEDELSMLLARQLNFNNPLPAQPKQVPEPVAVAAPQPVQAPKIVYISQHYNHSAAHLAKQKEQQQQQQETPARPSSEPPQSEHAAIERVLREYSVDSTNLSPAQFHLFKTVDDPQRMHLIELWRACPPPPQHPSDVDYNSTTSLDQEEALARMRWEQAQQDEMEAELQAQLEHEYQIQMEEQRQQQQRQRQQEMIISLDGTPLTPVQVGDGRWIQTTAEYGDMEPYMATGYQEELARREYEESARRALLLAEPYEKDMMSGPYSQFGPALVQPGDVIGTGTGGSSEAKRATDPVYKSVGVDWATIRRREEEYQMSMSEQYGRLMLARGVEDEEDEEML, from the coding sequence aTGGCGGCAGTATACCAAGACATCTACTCTGAAGACGAGCTCTCCATGCTCCTAGCTCGTCAGTTGAACTTCAACAATCCCTTACCAGCACAACCGAAGCAAGTTCCAGAACCCGTGGCCGTCGCAGCGCCACAACCAGTCCAGGCTCCGAAGATAGTCTACATCTCCCAGCACTACAACCACTCGGCAGCCCACCTGGCCAAACAAAAggagcaacagcaacaacaacaagaaaccCCAGCCCGACCCTCCTCGGAGCCCCCCCAAAGCGAACACGCGGCCATCGAGCGTGTCCTCCGTGAATACTCGGTCGATtcaaccaacctctcccccgcccAGTTCCACCTCTTCAAAACCGTCGACGACCCCCAGCGCATGCACTTGATCGAACTCTGGCGCGCctgccccccacccccccaacacccctccGATGTAGACTacaactccaccacctccctagACCAGGAAGAAGCACTCGCTCGAATGCGCTGGGAGCAGGCCCAGCAAGACGAAATGGAAGCCGAACTCCAGGCTCAGCTCGAGCACGAGTACCAGATCCAAATGGAGGAgcaacggcagcaacaacaaaggCAGCGACAGCAGGAAATGATCATCTCGCTGGATGGGACCCCCTTGACGCCAGTTCAGGTGGGAGATGGTAGGTGGATCCAGACGACGGCAGAGTATGGGGATATGGAACCTTACATGGCGACTGGGTATCAAGAGGAGCTGGCGAGACGTGAGTATGAAGAATCTGCTAGGCGGGCGCTACTTTTGGCTGAGCCATATGAAAAGGACATGATGAGCGGGCCGTACAGCCAGTTTGGGCCTGCGCTCGTCCAACCAGGGGATGTCATCGGTACTGGGACGGGTGGTAGTAGCGAGGCTAAGAGGGCGACGGACCCGGTGTACAAGTCCGTCGGGGTGGACTGGGCGACAattcggaggagggaggaggagtaccAGATGAGCATGTCGGAGCAGTATGGGAGGTTGATGCTGGctaggggggtggaggatgaggaggatgaggagatgtTGTGA